One window of Candidatus Nitrospira nitrificans genomic DNA carries:
- a CDS encoding aminotransferase class V-fold PLP-dependent enzyme, producing MSDLGRRGFLVRTGLTLGAALLTGAYARAFADRQSPRSRFKNWDDLRAQFPLSPQLIHLAAFFLASHPTPVREAIDRHRAGLDADPIGYWVEQEEKQEAKVLQAAADYLGVNPTDIALTDSTTMGLGLLYGGLQLRTGQEILTTTHDHYSTETALRLRAERTGAKIRRISLYRSLKTVSRDEMVDSLRKAISPATRILAVTWVHSSTGLKLPIHDMAQAIQSINRSRDERDRIIFCVDGVHALGVEDFRLGDLGCDFLIAGTHKWMFGPRGTGLVWGHPKAWPIARATIPTFNSQAYDLWMENKSSNDLPPSVHMTPGGFHSFEHRWALDEAFAFHHAIGKTKVTQRIHELNQQLKQGLAAMPHVTLHTPMSQDLSAGIVCFEVAGLAPRAVVEQLRLRGIVGSVTPYATKYVRLAPSLINSPKEIETTLEEVGKLRAS from the coding sequence ATGAGCGACCTTGGACGTCGAGGTTTCCTTGTGCGGACTGGATTGACCTTGGGCGCGGCGCTTCTTACCGGTGCCTACGCTCGCGCGTTTGCTGATCGACAATCTCCCCGGAGCAGGTTCAAGAACTGGGATGATCTCCGGGCGCAGTTTCCTCTGTCTCCGCAACTCATCCATCTCGCGGCGTTCTTTCTTGCGTCCCATCCCACACCGGTGCGCGAAGCGATCGATCGTCATCGCGCCGGCCTCGATGCCGATCCCATCGGCTATTGGGTTGAGCAGGAAGAGAAGCAGGAAGCGAAGGTCCTCCAGGCCGCCGCCGACTATCTGGGCGTCAATCCCACGGACATCGCGTTGACGGACAGCACCACGATGGGTCTGGGTCTGCTCTACGGAGGCTTGCAGCTTCGAACTGGGCAGGAAATCCTGACGACGACACACGACCATTATTCGACAGAAACCGCTCTGCGCCTCCGTGCCGAACGCACAGGCGCCAAGATTCGCCGGATCTCCCTCTATCGTTCACTCAAGACCGTCTCTCGTGACGAAATGGTCGATTCCCTGCGTAAGGCCATCTCGCCGGCTACGCGCATCTTGGCGGTCACCTGGGTCCATTCCAGCACGGGCTTGAAACTGCCGATCCACGACATGGCTCAGGCCATTCAATCCATCAATCGCTCACGAGACGAGAGGGATCGGATTATCTTCTGCGTGGACGGGGTTCATGCCTTGGGGGTCGAGGACTTCCGCTTGGGCGACCTCGGCTGCGACTTCCTGATCGCCGGGACCCACAAATGGATGTTCGGCCCGCGCGGAACCGGTCTCGTCTGGGGCCACCCAAAAGCATGGCCGATCGCCAGGGCGACGATCCCGACCTTCAACTCACAGGCCTATGACCTCTGGATGGAGAACAAATCGTCAAACGATCTTCCTCCATCGGTCCACATGACGCCCGGCGGGTTTCATTCATTCGAACATCGCTGGGCACTGGACGAAGCCTTCGCGTTTCATCACGCCATTGGAAAAACCAAGGTCACGCAGCGGATCCATGAGCTCAATCAGCAATTGAAGCAAGGATTGGCGGCCATGCCGCACGTGACGCTCCATACCCCAATGTCTCAGGACCTCTCGGCTGGGATTGTCTGTTTTGAAGTCGCGGGCCTGGCGCCCCGGGCCGTCGTGGAACAGCTCCGTCTCCGCGGCATTGTCGGCAGCGTCACGCCCTATGCAACAAAGTATGTCAGGCTTGCGCCGAGTCTTATCAACTCACCGAAGGAAATCGAGACCACGCTGGAGGAGGTCGGGAAGTTACGCGCGTCTTAA
- the gcvP gene encoding aminomethyl-transferring glycine dehydrogenase, with protein sequence MTTQNWRRPTDDFIHRHLGPTRADIQEMLATLGLRSLDTLTDAAIPPDIRFGRALDIPTADGEQAVLTRLKDIASKNQVYRSLIGMGYYDCVIPGVIQRNILENPAWYTQYTPYQAEISQGRLEALVNFQTMVADLTGLPLANASLLDEATAAAEAMAMCYTIARNRGDERKEFFVSRDCHPQTLAVLQTRAEPLGIVIKTGVASSVDCSRSQLCGLLLQYPATDGYVSDFSTLVAQAHEAGVLVAVATDLLALTLLRSPGEFGADIAVGSTQRFGVPIGFGGPHAAFLATREDYKRQVPGRLVGVSKDVTGKPAIRLSLQTREQHIRREKATSNICTAQVLLAVMAAMYAVYHGPDGLRRIAERVHGLTLLLAEGLRRLGFDVLPKVFFDTVRIPVPNAQADQIATRANEQGVNFRHYEDGSIGISLDEASSEEEVRRLLHIFVGHDQLPFRLSDLADAIDLAYSSPLARTSKYLTHEVFHRYHSEHEMLRYLHRLQAKDLSLVHSMIPLGSCTMKLNGTTEMLPVTWPEFARLHPFAPAEQTRGYQTLCGQLESWLAELAGFAAFSLQPNAGSQGEYSGLMVIRAYHRSKGETHRDVCLIPVSAHGTNPASAAMVGMTVVVVACDRNGNVDVADLEAKAAQYRDRLSALMLTYPSTHGVFEASVRRICQIVHTHGGQVYIDGANMNAMVGLCRLGDIGADVCHLNLHKTFCIPHGGGGPGVGPIGVARHLVPFLPGHPVVKLGGSQAIGPVSAAPFGSPSILPISWVYIALMGRDGLTTATQVAILNANYMAKRMEKHYTILYRGESGLVAHEFILDLREFKESAGIEAMDVAKRLMDYGFHAPTVSFPVAGTLMIEPTESETKNELDRFCEALILIRAEIQEIVDGRQPRTNNVLKNAPHTAEVVTGTEWNRPYSREQAAFPAPWLKNSKFWPSVSRIDEAYGDRHLICSCPPIESYQS encoded by the coding sequence ATGACCACTCAGAATTGGCGCCGACCGACTGACGACTTTATTCACCGGCACCTGGGTCCCACAAGGGCCGATATTCAAGAGATGCTGGCCACATTAGGCCTCCGTTCGCTCGACACGTTGACCGATGCCGCCATTCCTCCTGATATTCGATTTGGTCGAGCTCTTGACATTCCGACCGCCGACGGTGAGCAGGCCGTCCTCACCCGCCTGAAAGACATCGCGTCCAAAAATCAGGTCTATCGATCGCTGATCGGCATGGGCTACTACGATTGCGTCATCCCGGGCGTGATCCAACGAAACATTCTAGAAAACCCGGCTTGGTATACGCAATACACCCCATACCAAGCCGAGATCTCACAAGGCCGCTTGGAGGCGCTGGTCAACTTCCAGACCATGGTGGCGGACTTGACCGGCCTGCCGCTGGCGAATGCCTCGTTGTTGGATGAAGCGACCGCTGCAGCCGAAGCGATGGCGATGTGCTACACGATCGCCCGCAACAGAGGCGATGAACGAAAAGAATTCTTTGTCTCGCGCGACTGTCACCCACAGACCTTGGCGGTGTTGCAGACCAGAGCCGAACCTCTGGGTATCGTCATCAAGACCGGTGTCGCCTCGTCCGTTGATTGTTCGCGTTCTCAGCTATGCGGCCTGTTGTTGCAGTATCCGGCCACGGACGGCTATGTGAGTGATTTCAGCACCTTGGTCGCGCAGGCGCATGAGGCCGGTGTTCTCGTGGCGGTTGCCACCGATCTTCTCGCCCTGACCTTGCTCCGCTCGCCCGGAGAATTCGGTGCCGACATTGCCGTTGGTTCGACGCAACGCTTCGGTGTGCCGATCGGCTTCGGTGGACCCCACGCTGCGTTTCTCGCGACCAGAGAGGACTACAAACGGCAGGTGCCTGGTCGCCTGGTTGGTGTCTCGAAAGATGTGACCGGCAAGCCGGCCATCAGGCTTTCGCTTCAGACGAGGGAGCAACACATTCGGCGAGAGAAGGCCACCAGTAATATCTGCACGGCTCAAGTCTTGTTGGCTGTCATGGCCGCCATGTATGCCGTGTACCACGGGCCGGACGGGTTGCGTCGGATTGCCGAACGTGTCCACGGCCTTACGTTGCTGCTGGCGGAAGGATTGCGTCGGCTTGGGTTCGACGTATTGCCGAAAGTCTTCTTCGATACGGTTCGGATACCGGTCCCTAACGCTCAAGCCGATCAAATTGCGACCAGGGCAAATGAACAAGGGGTCAATTTCCGGCATTATGAAGACGGCTCCATCGGTATTTCACTCGATGAAGCCAGCTCCGAGGAAGAAGTGCGCCGCCTCCTGCACATCTTCGTCGGGCATGACCAGTTGCCGTTTCGCCTTTCCGATCTCGCTGATGCCATCGATCTCGCCTACTCGTCCCCCTTGGCCAGGACGAGTAAGTACCTGACGCATGAGGTTTTCCATCGCTACCACTCGGAGCACGAGATGCTCCGCTATCTTCACAGACTGCAGGCCAAGGACCTGTCCCTCGTCCATTCAATGATCCCGCTGGGTTCATGCACCATGAAGCTGAACGGCACCACGGAAATGCTGCCGGTGACGTGGCCGGAGTTCGCTCGTTTGCACCCCTTCGCGCCGGCTGAACAAACACGTGGCTATCAGACGTTGTGTGGACAGCTCGAATCGTGGTTGGCTGAACTTGCCGGATTTGCGGCCTTCTCGCTCCAACCGAACGCGGGGTCCCAGGGCGAATATTCCGGCCTGATGGTAATTCGCGCCTATCATCGCTCGAAGGGGGAAACACATCGAGACGTCTGCTTGATCCCTGTATCGGCCCACGGCACGAATCCCGCCAGCGCCGCTATGGTCGGCATGACGGTGGTGGTCGTCGCATGCGATCGGAACGGAAACGTGGATGTCGCCGATTTGGAGGCCAAGGCCGCTCAATATCGGGACCGATTGTCGGCCCTGATGCTCACGTATCCTTCTACTCATGGAGTATTTGAGGCAAGCGTGCGGCGTATCTGCCAAATCGTCCATACGCATGGCGGACAGGTCTATATCGACGGGGCCAATATGAATGCCATGGTGGGCCTCTGCCGACTCGGCGACATCGGGGCGGATGTCTGCCATCTCAACCTTCATAAGACGTTTTGTATTCCCCATGGAGGTGGAGGACCCGGTGTCGGACCGATCGGAGTGGCGCGGCATCTCGTGCCCTTTCTTCCAGGGCACCCGGTGGTCAAGCTGGGTGGGTCTCAAGCTATCGGTCCTGTCTCGGCGGCTCCGTTCGGTAGCCCGAGCATCCTTCCGATTTCCTGGGTGTACATTGCCTTGATGGGTCGTGACGGATTGACCACGGCCACACAGGTAGCCATCCTCAATGCCAACTACATGGCGAAGCGGATGGAAAAGCATTACACCATTCTGTACCGGGGCGAGTCCGGATTGGTGGCTCACGAGTTCATCCTGGATCTCCGTGAATTCAAGGAAAGCGCCGGGATCGAGGCGATGGATGTCGCCAAGCGATTGATGGACTACGGCTTCCATGCGCCGACCGTGTCGTTTCCGGTGGCCGGCACGCTCATGATCGAACCGACGGAAAGCGAGACCAAGAACGAACTCGATCGGTTCTGCGAAGCCCTCATCCTGATCCGCGCCGAAATTCAGGAGATCGTTGACGGACGCCAGCCGCGAACGAACAATGTGCTCAAGAACGCCCCTCATACCGCCGAGGTCGTGACGGGGACGGAATGGAACCGCCCCTACAGCCGGGAACAGGCGGCGTTTCCCGCTCCCTGGTTGAAGAACAGCAAGTTTTGGCCCAGCGTGAGTCGCATCGACGAGGCCTACGGCGATCGCCATCTCATCTGCAGCTGCCCACCGATTGAAAGTTATCAGTCCTAG